The following proteins are encoded in a genomic region of Alnus glutinosa chromosome 8, dhAlnGlut1.1, whole genome shotgun sequence:
- the LOC133875164 gene encoding uncharacterized protein LOC133875164 — MAIDISDPESCGEDRTNALVANKRCCFCFPCFGSRRSSDGGLPWWQRVRSNQVGEDRWWFRGLVALKKLREVSEIVAGPRWKTFIRRFNRSRSGGGSAAGRHGGKFQYDPLSYALNFDEGPGQNGDFDADDDYPLFRNFSSRYVSAPSHVPMKSSLSALDSSRDVAVVG; from the coding sequence ATGGCTATTGATATATCGGACCCCGAATCGTGCGGCGAAGATCGAACCAACGCTCTCGTGGCCAACAAGCGTTGCTGCTTCTGCTTCCCCTGCTTTGGCTCCCGTCGATCCTCCGATGGCGGATTGCCCTGGTGGCAGCGGGTACGATCGAACCAGGTCGGCGAGGACAGGTGGTGGTTCCGAGGCCTTGTTGCCCTCAAGAAACTCCGAGAAGTGTCCGAGATCGTCGCCGGTCCGAGATGGAAGACCTTCATCCGGCGGTTCAACCGGAGCCGGAGCGGAGGCGGCAGTGCTGCGGGTCGGCATGGAGGGAAATTCCAATACGATCCTCTGAGTTACGCACTGAACTTCGACGAGGGACCGGGGCAGAACGGTGATTTCGACGCCGACGACGATTACCCCTTGTTCCGGAACTTCTCGAGCCGGTACGTTTCGGCTCCGAGTCACGTGCCAATGAAATCGTCGTTGTCGGCTTTGGACTCCAGTAGGGACGTGGCGGTGGTTGGCTAA
- the LOC133875512 gene encoding RING-H2 finger protein ATL46-like codes for MFSILYEAQQKDGSLVYPPPQSYLSSFSPPYYSTNYEKEATPTSSFGRISPVLLLLIVILAVIFFIYGLLHLLVRFFMKSPSSSAIYQSNRYPETSGSRAFQRQLQQLFRIHDSGLDQSSIDALPVFYYEDIMGLKEPFDCAVCLCEFSDQDKLRLLPTCSHAFHLDCIDTWLLSNSTCPLCRRTPLGSGNHIEIPVFNFNVSRELSNRFPSDRENGFSGSHKPTTIEEAVGEKRVFSVRLGKFRSFHDGVGSGEGGGESSSCNLDARRCYSMGTFQYVVDDSNLQVALSDSDDGDGGGGDVSSNVELDKEKGYFANFSVDGDVERKKISGCTKGDSFSVSKIWLWSKKSRFPSSSNNRMDLPPSFNTSRYWGRIYLLVFSSFCLKFQGTAACLLWAVVKLQDCYRSSLLQFSFSSFCLKFQGTTACLLWAVVKLQDCYRSSLLQFSLGGDVET; via the exons ATGTTTAGCATTCTCTATGAAGCCCAGCAAAAAGATGGAAGTTTGGTATACCCACCTCCTCAGTCATATCTCTCTTCATTCTCTCCTCCTTATTACAGTACTAACTATGAGAAAGAAGCAACCCCAACATCATCTTTTGGGAGAATCAGTCCAGTACTTCTTTTGCTTATAGTAATTCTAGCAGTAATCTTCTTCATCTATGGTCTTCTCCATTTACTTGTAAGATTTTTCATGAAAAGCCCATCTTCTTCAGCTATTTATCAATCAAATAGATACCCAGAAACCTCTGGTTCTCGTGCTTTCCAAAGACAGCTTCAACAGCTCTTTCGCATACATGACTCAGGTCTAGACCAATCTTCCATAGATGCTCTACCTGTGTTCTACTATGAAGATATAATGGGTTTGAAGGAGCCATTTGATTGTGCTGTTTGTTTATGTGAATTTTCTGACCAGGACAAGCTGAGGTTGCTTCCTACGTGTAGTCATGCTTTTCACCTTGACTGTATAGATACATGGCTTCTCTCAAACTCAACATGTCCGCTTTGTAGAAGGACTCCTTTGGGCTCTGGTAATCATATTGAAATTccagtatttaattttaatgtttCCAGGGAGCTATCAAATAGGTTTCCTAGTGATAGAGAGAATGGGTTTTCTGGTAGTCATAAGCCAACAACTATAGAGGAAGCTGTTGGTGAAAAGAGGGTATTTTCTGTGAGACTCGGGAAGTTCAGAAGCTTCCATGATGGAGTAGGCAGTGGAGAGGGAGGAGGAGAGAGCAGTAGCTGTAATTTGGATGCTAGGAGATGTTATTCAATGGGTACATTTCAGTATGTAGTTGATGATTCAAATCTGCAAGTGGCATTGTCTGATAGTGACGATGGTGATGGAGGCGGTGGCGATGTAAGTAGTAATGTAGAGCTTGACAAAGAGAAAGGATACTTCGCAAATTTTTCAGTTGATGGGGATGTGGAGAGGAAGAAAATCAGTGGCTGTACCAAAGGTGATAGCTTTTCTGTATCCAAGATCTGGCTGTGGTCAAAGAAGAGCAGATTCCCAAGTTCTTCAAACAATCGAATGGATCTGCCGCCTTCTTTTAAT ACTTCTAGATATTGGGGACGAATTTACCTCTTAgttttctcatctttttgcctGAAGTTTCAAGGGACAGCAGCATGTCTGTTATGGGCGGTAGTGAAACTTCAAGATTGTTATAGAAGTTCTTTATTGCAATTTTCtttctcatctttttgcctGAAGTTTCAAGGGACAACAGCATGCCTGTTATGGGCGGTAGTGAAACTTCAAGATTGTTATAGAAGTTCTTTATTGCAATTTTCTTTGGGGGGAGATGTAGAAACATGa
- the LOC133874610 gene encoding probable inactive receptor kinase At2g26730, with protein sequence MDRIPIWVIPILIFLITPVTISQEEEVKQALVQFMDKLSPGQRDGSWGWNMTSDPCNWVGVTCYPHTESVSQIAIENSDLSGVLDFGSVCTVKTLLVLSLSGNKIHGTIGEEIGKCKQLTHLYLNGNNFSGSLPDSLSHLGDLKRLEISDNNLSGELPDLPRISGLKNFLAENNNLSGGIPNFDFLNFDRFNISNNNFSGPIPDIQGLFTADSFSGNPGLCGQPLSAACPPAGPASPSSKMEPKASTTSDFLVYSGYMILGMIIVLFFAVKIIRKRKTKEETIIVIEKERVAGDASSDKPSEASNDRFRFGVNKSEYSMTSIDQSSIITSTLVVLTSPLVPSLRFEELLRAPAELLGRGKHGSLYKVMLDGGVNLAVKRIKDWDISDEDFRRRMKKIDRSRHLNVLPPIAFYCSKQEKLLVYEFQQNGSLFQLLHGSQNDYTFDWGSRLNVAARIAEALAYMHKELHEDGIAHGNLKSTNILLDKNMNSCISEYGLMMMMENQESFLSQTKDFKNKNLSGGQAYGTFKLDVYGFGVILLELLTGKLVSNNGFDLATWVQTVVREEWTVEVFEKGLLSEGASEERMVNLLQIALKCINPSPNRRPSMSQVAEMIITLKEEEQSSISFNAGSHIYVGETRPL encoded by the exons ATGGATCGAATTCCCATCTGGGTAATCCCCATTTTGATCTTTCTCATCACTCCAGTGACAATTTCACAAGAGGAGGAGGTGAAGCAGGCGCTTGTTCAATTCATGGACAAACTCTCGCCAGGACAAAGAGATGGCAGCTGGGGTTGGAACATGACTTCAGATCCTTGCAACTGGGTTGGAGTGACTTGTTATCCGCACACTGAGTCTGTGTCGCAAATAGCTATTGAAAATTCCGATCTCAGTGGAGTTCTTGATTTCGGCTCTGTTTGCACGGTGAAGACTCTGCTTGTTCTCAGTCTGTCAGGCAACAAAATACATGGAACAATAGGAGAGGAGATAGGAAAATGTAAGCAGCTGACTCACTTGTATTTAAACGGGAACAACTTCTCTGGTAGCCTTCCTGATTCTCTCTCGCATTTGGGTGACTTGAAGAGGCTGGAGATTTCTGACAATAACCTCTCTGGTGAGCTTCCTGATCTGCCTCGGATTTCAGGGCTCAAAAACTTTTTAGCTGAGAATAATAATCTGAGTGGAGGAATACCCAACTTTGATTTCCTCAACTTTGATCGATTCAACATCTCCAACAACAATTTTAGCGGTCCAATTCCTGATATCCAAGGCCTTTTCACTGCAGACAGCTTTTCGGGTAATCCTGGATTATGTGGACAACCACTGTCAGCTGCCTGTCCGCCTGCTGGCCCTGCTTCTCCATCATCTAAAATGGAACCAAAAGCATCGACTACTAGTGactttcttgtatactctggCTATATGATTCTTGGCATGATTATAGTGCTCTTCTTTGCTGTCAAAATTATCCGTAAAAGAAAGACTAAAGAAGAAACGATTATAGTTATTGAAAAGGAAAGAGTGGCAGGGGATGCTAGTAGCGACAAGCCTAGTGAAGCATCCAATGATCGGTTCAGGTTTGGTGTAAACAAGTCTGAGTACTCAATGACATCTATTGATCAAAGTTCGATCATTACATCTACACTTGTTGTTCTCACGAGTCCGTTGGTGCCTTCACTGCGATTTGAGGAATTGCTTAGAGCTCCAGCTGAATTGCTTGGGAGAGGAAAGCATGGAAGCCTCTACAAAGTCATGCTCGATGGTGGGGTGAATTTGGCTGTAAAGAGGATCAAGGATTGGGATATTTCTGATGAAGATTTCCGCAGGAGGATGAAGAAGATAGACCGATCGAGGCATTTAAATGTATTGCCACCAATTGCATTTTATTGCTCCAAGCAAGAGAAGCTTCTCGTCTATGAATTTCAGCAGAATGGCAGTCTCTTCCAGCTTCTCCATG GATCACAAAATGACTATACATTTGACTGGGGAAGCAGACTAAATGTTGCAGCAAGGATTGCAGAGGCTTTGGCATACATGCACAAGGAGCTGCATGAAGATGGGATTGCTCATGGCAACCTTAAATCCACAAACATTTTGCTCGACAAGAACATGAATTCATGCATCAGCGAATACggtctgatgatgatgatggaaaATCAAGAGTCATTTCTTTCCCAAACCAAAGATTTCAAGAACAAGAACTTGAGTGGAGGCCAAGCATACGGCACCTTCAAGCTCGATGTCTACGGCTTTGGTGTGATTCTCCTGGAGCTGCTAACGGGAAAGCTCGTGAGCAACAATGGGTTCGATTTGGCTACTTGGGTCCAGACAGTAGTGAGAGAGGAATGGACGGTAGAAGTCTTCGAGAAGGGGCTGCTCTCAGAAGGTGCGAGTGAAGAGAGGATGGTGAACTTGTTACAGATAGCGTTGAAGTGCATAAATCCTTCTCCAAATAGAAGGCCTAGCATGAGCCAAGTTGCAGAAATGATAATTACATTAAAAGAGGAAGAACAGAGTTCAATATCTTTTAATGCAGGCTCACATATATATGTGGGAGAAACACGTCCCCTGTGA
- the LOC133875098 gene encoding RNA-dependent RNA polymerase 2 yields the protein MTMGAAERPTVRVSNIPQTATAHDLLHFLESTLGPDSVFAVEIATERKNWKSRGFGRVQFATLEARSKAQSLSLSFKSQTLRLSDTYDDIVVRPVHPKRRLENCVLHVGFMAREGCMSVLESWEGVRVWVMPERGRVEFWVWQSGECYKVEVLFQDVLEADRCCLGGTDVNALLLKLKYGPRIYQKVSGPGITSKFSADRYNIFKEDLDYLWVRTTDFSVMKSIGQSTSFCWEIEGLSASDIFTSFPRFKEDMKDLILEDGEEFCSTSEIVPLVKCELGSNLAYEIFFQLNSLIHTQKISLAAADSDLVETLGRLKVETALMILKKLHKLNSTCYDPVSFVKTQLHVLGRNIKSVPPSSHERLADHNVMSCHRALITPSKIYCLGPELETSNYVVKNFASYASDFMRVTFVEEDWSKLPVNAISTSVQRGIFAKPFRTGIYHRILSVLRDGIVIGAKRFQFLAFSASQLRSNSVWMFASNEKIKAEDIREWMGCFNKIRSVSKCAARMGQLFSSSYQTFVVPEQDIEIIPDVEVTSDGFDYCFSDGIGKISLTFAMQVAQKCGLNQTPSAFQIRFGGYKGVVAVDRNSFRKLSLRSSMLKFESENRMLNVTKWSDSMPCYLNREIISLLSTLGVEDEVFEAMQQEQLCLLRKMLTSREAALNVLESLNGSNSRNILVKMLLQGYEPNQEPYLLMMLQAHYENLLSDLKSRCRIFVPKGRILIGCMDETGILNYGQVYARVTMTKAELQSLDQSFFHKVDETTRVIVGKVVVTKNPCLHPGDIRVLEAIYDVELEEKGLVDCLVFPQKGERPHANECSGGDLDGDQFFISWDKDLIPCQTDPPMDYTGRRPRIKDHDVSLEEIQKFFVDYMINDTLGAISTAHLVHGDREPDKARSQKCLELANLHSMAVDFAKTGAPAEMPRFLKPKEFPDFMERVGKPMYTSNGVLGKLYRATVDSTMQEKSNLVLDKTYDYDLEVDGFQTFLEIAESHKDLYVEKLGTLMIYYRAESEDEILTGNLRSREAYLQRDNRRYGDMKDRILLSVKSLQNEAKEWFESSCQRHERQRLASAWYHVTYHPTNCQESFRCLSFPWIVGDILLNIKSVNSRKVRP from the exons atgACAATGGGTGCGGCGGAGAGACCCACAGTTCGCGTCTCTAACATCCCTCAAACCGCGACGGCCCACGACCTCCTACACTTTCTCGAGTCCACCCTCGGACCGGACTCAGTCTTCGCCGTGGAGATCGCCACCGAGCGCAAGAACTGGAAGTCCCGGGGCTTCGGTCGTGTCCAGTTCGCCACCCTCGAGGCCAGGTCCAAGGCCCAGTCCCTCTCTCTAAGCTTCAAGTCCCAAACCCTTAGGCTTTCCGACACCTACGACGACATCGTCGTCCGCCCCGTGCACCCCAAGCGCCGCCTCGAGAACTGCGTTCTGCATGTGGGTTTCATGGCGAGAGAGGGCTGCATGAGTGTTCTGGAGTCGTGGGAGGGCGTCAGGGTTTGGGTTATGCCCGAGAGAGGGCGAGTGGAGTTCTGGGTGTGGCAGAGTGGCGAGTGTTATAAGGTGGAGGTTCTGTTTCAGGATGTTTTGGAGGCTGATAGGTGTTGTTTGGGAGGAACAGATGTCAATGCGCTGCTTCTCAAg CTCAAGTATGGCCCGAGGATCTACCAAAAAGTTTCTGGACCTGGTATAACTTCAAAATTTAGTGCTGATCGGTACAATATCTTCAAGGAAGATCTTGACTATCTATGGGTTCGCACTACTGACTTTTCTGTTATGAAGTCAATTGGACAATCAACTTCATTTTGTTGGGAAATTGAAGGACTATCGGCTTCAGATATTTTTACAAGTTTCCCTCGCTTTAAAGAAGACATGAAGGATCTGATTTTAGAGGATGGGGAGGAATTCTGTTCTACATCCGAGATAGTTCCACTTGTGAAATGTGAATTGGGCTCTAACTTAGCATATGAAATCTTTTTCCAACTCAATTCCCTTATTCATACCCAAAAAATTAGCCTTGCTGCAGCAGATTCTGACCTGGTTGAGACACTTGGCAGATTAAAGGTTGAAACTGCTCTTATGATCCTTAAGAAGTTGCACAAGCTAAATTCCACTTGTTATGATCCCGTGTCGTTTGTAAAGACTCAATTACATGTCCTAGGAAGAAACATTAAAAGCGTTCCCCCATCTTCCCATGAAAGGTTAGCAGATCATAATGTAATGAGTTGTCATAGAGCCCTAATTACCCCTTCAAAAATTTATTGCCTGGGTCCTGAGCTTGAAACTTCTAATTATGTCGTGAAGAATTTTGCATCATATGCCTCAGACTTTATGAGAGTTACTTTTGTTGAAGAGGATTGGAGTAAGCTTCCGGTAAATGCCATTTCCACTAGTGTCCAGCGAGGTATTTTTGCCAAACCTTTTAGAACTGGAATATATCATCGGATATTGTCTGTTCTTCGAGATGGGATTGTGATTGGGGCAAAAAGGTTTCAGTTTTTGGCTTTTTCGGCTAGTCAACTCCGATCAAATTCCGTTTGGATGTTTGCttctaatgaaaaaataaaagcagaagATATCAGAGAATGGATGGGGTGCTTCAATAAGATTCGTAGTGTCTCCAAATGTGCAGCAAGGATGGGCCAGTTGTTCAGTTCCTCTTACCAAACTTTTGTCGTCCCTGAACAAGATATAGAGATTATTCCTGATGTTGAAGTAACCTCTGATGGTTTTGACTACTGCTTCTCAGATGGCATTGGAAAAATTTCTCTGACTTTTGCTATGCAGGTTGCTCAGAAATGTGGGTTAAATCAGACTCCTTCAGCATTTCAAATTCGATTTGGTGGATACAAAGGTGTCGTTGCTGTTGACCGTAATTCCTTTCGGAAGCTATCTCTGCGTAGTAGTATGCTTAAATTTGAATCAGAAAACAGGATGCTTAATGTCACTAAATGGAGTGATTCAATGCCTTGCTATTTGAATCGAGAAATTATTTCCCTCTTGTCTACCTTGGGAGTGGAGGACGAAGTATTTGAGGCAATGCAACAGGAACAATTGTGTCTGCTTCGCAAAATGCTGACAAGTAGAGAGGCAGCTTTAAATGTCTTAGAGAGCTTGAATGGATCAAATTCTAGAAACATTCTGGTAAAAATGCTGCTTCAGGGTTATGAGCCAAATCAGGAACCTTACCTCTTGATGATGCTTCAAGCACATTACGAGAACCTGTTGTCTGATTTGAAAAGTAGATGTCGAATATTTGTCCCAAAGGGCCGGATCCTGATAGGTTGCATGGATGAAACTGGCATTTTAAACTACGGCCAAGTTTATGCCCGTGTCACCATGACAAAAGCAGAACTACAATCGTTGGATCAGAGTTTCTTCCACAAGGTGGATGAGACAACACGTGTAATAGTAGGGAAGGTGGTTGTAACCAAAAATCCTTGTCTTCACCCAGGAGACATCAGAGTCCTTGAGGCTATCTATGACGTGGAATTGGAGGAGAAGGGTCTGGTGGATTGCCTTGTCTTTCCTCAGAAAGGAGAACG GCCGCATGCAAATGAATGCTCTGGTGGTGATCTTGATGGAGACCAATTTTTCATCAGTTGGGACAAAGATCTCATCCCATGTCAAACTGATCCCCCAATGGACTACACAGGGCGAAGACCTCGTATAAAGGATCATGATGTGAGCTTAGAG GAAATTCAAAAGTTTTTTGTTGATTACATGATCAATGATACTTTGGGCGCCATCTCTACCGCACATCTAGTTCATGGCGACCGTGAGCCAGATAAAGCTCGGAGCCAAAAATGTCTAGAGTTGGCAAACCTTCACTCCATGGCTGTTGACTTTGCAAAAACCGGTGCACCAGCTGAAATGCCCAGGTTCTTGAAACCAAAGGAGTTTCCAGATTTCATGGAGAGGGTAGGCAAACCCATGTATACCTCCAACGGGGTATTGGGGAAACTCTACCGTGCAACAGTTGACTCAACAATGCAAGAGAAGTCAAACTTGGTTTTGGATAAGACTTACGATTATGATCTTGAAGTGGATGGTTTCCAGACCTTCCTTGAAATTGCAGAAAGTCACAAAGACCTTTATGTAGAGAAACTGGGTACCTTAATGATATATTATAGAGCCGAGAGTGAAGATGAGATTCTAACGGGTAATCTGCGGAGCCGTGAAGCATATTTGCAGCGTGATAACAGGAGATATGGTGATATGAAGGATAGAATTTTGCTGTCAGTGAAGAGCTTACAAAATGAAGCCAAAGAATGGTTTGAAAGTAGCTGCCAAAGGCATGAACGTCAACGGTTGGCCTCGGCTTGGTATCATGTAACCTACCACCCAACTAATTGCCAGGAAAGCTTTCGTTGCTTGAGCTTTCCATGGATCGTAGGTGATATTTTGCTGAACATAAAATCTGTAAATAGCAGAAAAGTTCGCCCATGA